Within the Solwaraspora sp. WMMA2056 genome, the region GCACGTGGCGTCACCCTGGCCGGCCTGGCCGAAGAGACCGGTCTGACCCCGAGCACGCTCTCCCGCCTGGAGAACGGCCTGCTCCGCCCGACGTTGGAGCAGCTACTGCCGCTGGCGCGGGCACACGGCGTACCGCTCGACGACCTGGTCGCGGCCCCACCCACCGGCGACCCACGGATCCACCTGCGGCCCATCCGCCGCTCCGGGCTGACGATCGTGCCGCTGACCCGGCGGGCCGGCGGTGTCCAGGCGTACAAGGTGATCTATCCGCCGGCCGGCCGGTCACCCACCATGAAACTGCAGACCCACGACGGGTACGAATGGTTCTACGTGCTCAACGGGCGGATCCGGTTCGTCCTCGGCGACCAGGAGTTCGAGCTCGGCCCCGGCGAGGCAGCCGAGTTCGACACCCGTACGCCGCACTGGCTCGGCAGCGCCGACGCCCAACCGGCGGAGACGCTCACCCTCTTCGGCGCCCAGGGCGAACGCGCCCACCTGTCGCCGGTGCCGACCAACTGACATCAGCGCCATCGGAGGCGGACCGGGTGCCGCCCAGCGCAGCGGCACCGGTCGCATCGTCGGGTTCGGTCAACTCGCGTGGGACGCCCGCGCCCGCTTCCATCTCTGCGATCCGGCGGCGCAGCTCACGGCCGTTGGCGCCCCGGGACAGGTACTCCGTCTCGCGCCAATCGTCATCGTCCGGCGCGAACAGCGTCAACAGACGATCGACGTCGAGGTACGTGGTGATGGCGGCGACCTGGCCGTCCGCCACATCGAGCAGGACCAGGGCGAACGGTACGTGCCCGGCCGGGCCAGGTCGGGTCTGCCAGAACGCCGGCGAGCCGTTCGCAGCGGTCGGCAGCAGCCGCGCGCCGGCACAGCCCGACCGTGGGTCGAGCAACGCGGTCCGGATGTGCTCGCGGCCCCGCAGCGACCACCGGAACGGCGGCATGGTCATCGTGGCGTCCTCGTGCAGCAGCGCGACGAGGGCCGTGACGTCGTGCTGCTCGAACGCGGCGCAGTAGCGGGTGAGCAGGTCGCGTTGCCGGCTGTCGGACGGTCGCAGCGGTTCCCCCGGGTCGGGGGCGGCGGTGCGCAGCGTGGCCCGCGCCCGTTGCAATGCACTGGTCACCGACGCGACGCTGCTGTCCAACAGGTGCGCGACCTCGTCGGCCCGCCAGCGGAGCACGTCGCGCAGGATCAGCACCGCCCGCTGCCGGGGCGGCAGGTGCTGCAGCGCGGCGACGAACGCCAGCCGCAGCGACTCCCGTTGCAGCACCACGCTCTCTGGGGACGCGTCGACCGGCACGACCAGGTCGTCCGGGACCGGCAGCACCCAGGCGTGCTCCGGCACCGGTGGGCCGAGGTCACCGCCGGCCTGCGCCGCCGGGTCGAGGTCCATGGTCAACGCCCGCCGCTGTGCGCTGCGCAGCATGTCGACGCAGACGTTGGTCGCGATCGAGTAGAGCCAGGTACGCAGCGAGGCGCGCCGCCCGTCGTACCGGTCGAACGAACGCCAGGCGCGGAGCATCGTCTCCTGGACCGCGTCCTCGGCCTCGAAACCGGAGCCGAGCATCCGGTAGCAGTAGCCGGTCAACTCGACGCGGAACGGCTCCAGCCGTTCCGCGTCGCTGGTCGAGGTCGGTGCCACCCGCCCGACGATACGGGCCGCCGCTCGGCCGGGCAGGTCCGGCGACGACCGATGAGTTTCGCCGGCCCACGCCGTACACCTCTGCGGAGGCGCGACCGGCGCGCCGGCCACGGAGGGAAAAGACATGAATCAGACCGATCGGGTACGGGAGGCGGTCGCCGCGCATCGCCGCGACCTGGTGGCGCTGCTCGCCGAGCTCGACCCGGGCCAGTGGGACGGCACGACGCTGTGCGCCGGCTGGCGGGTACGTGAGGTCGTCGCCCACATCACCATGCCGTTCCGTACCTCATTGGGCCGAATGATGCTGGACCTGGTCCGCGCCGGCGGCCGGTTCGACCGGATGGCCGACCGCAGCGCCCGCCGCGACGCCACCGCCATGTCGCACGAGCAGTTGTCGACCGCCCTGCGGGACAACATCGACCACCCCTGGGCGCCGCCCGGCGGCGGCCCGGCCGGGGCGCTCGCCCACGAGGTCATCCACGGCCTGGACATCAGCGTCGGTCTCGGGCTCGGCTACCGGGTGCCGATCGATCGGCTCAAACTGGTGCTGGCCGGGATGCGGCCCCGCAACATCGCCTACTTCGGCACCGACCTGACCGGCGTCCAACTACAGGCGACCGACCTCGACTGGAGCCACGGCAGCGGGACACCGGTGCACGGGGCGGCACAGGATCTGCTGCTGGTTGTCTGCGGCCGGCGCCTCCCGCCGGGCCGGCTCGCGGGTTCCGCCGCCGACCGTTTCACCAGATCGGCGACCGCGTCCTAGCTCCGACCAGTACGGCCGCTCCGGGTGCTGCGGCCCGGGGCGCGGACCGGGCCGGGTGCAGGTCCGCGCCCCGGGGCTCAAGGGGTCTCCAGCGGCGGGTCGACTCCGTTGACCGCCCGGCGGTGCTCACGTACGCCGGGGCGGCTCAGGGCGGACTTGTAGACGTTGAGCATCAACATGCGCCCGTCCCGGCCGAACTCCATCACCGTGCCGAGGATCGCGATCACCAGGCAGTCCGGTCTGTCGATCCCGTACCGGATGTCGGAGACCCGTACGGTCAGGTCCCGGTCGCCGTACACCCAGTCGGCCTTGCCCAGGTGCAGCACGTCGCCGACGCACAGCAGCGGATCGTCGGTGGCCATCACGCCGCTCCGGTGCCGGGTAGGGGCGGTGCCGGCAGCGCGAGAACCGCAAGCACCGCGCGGACCCGGCGGGCCCTGCCCGGATCATGAGTGTCCAGGATGGTCAGCGACCGCCGGAACGGCCGGCACGGCGCGGTCTCCTCACACTTCGGACAGTCTCCGTGCCGGGACGGCAGGTGGGTCTTCGTGTCCTCCCGGGCCTGCTCGGTGGCGCGGGCAGCGGCCACCGAGTCGGCGAAAGAACGCCGTGCGGCTGCGGGGGCCGGGGCGACGCCCCGGGCGCTGGCCAGCCGGAAGCGCGGATCCCGGTCGATGTCCGTCTCGCCGGGCGTCCGCTGCGGCAGCGGCGGACGGTTCGGCGTCGGATCGACGTTTCGCGGTGTGCCGATCGAAGTGTAGCGGGCAAGGCGGGGTGTCCCGCCGATTCCGTCGTTCCTTGGCATTGATCCTCCTCGAATGGAGAACAGTCGAGCGTTCGTCGAACTCCACCCTGGACTGCCGAGCCGTGCTGGCGGAAGATTAGGCGACAGATCGGATAGGGCGAGTCAGTGCAGCAGCTGTCACGGAGAGAAGAGCGTCCTGTCTGAAGAATCGCCCCATGGTCCTGAGGAGAGCCTGAAGAACATGAAACCGATGAGCCCGAGCGAGTATTTGATCATGAGTCTTCGGTGCTTCCGGGAGTCGGCAGGGCTGACCCAGGAACAGTGGGGTGCCAGCATCGGATACTCGGCGCAGCATGTCAGTGCTATTGAGCGTGGCAACCGTGCGGCACTGCCGGACTACCTCGCTAGGGTCGATGGACGTTACGGGACAACCTTCCTGCACTTCTATCAGAACTTCGTGCTCAGTGAATCCGCCCCCGTTTGGCTCCGTGAGTGGATCGAGATCGAGCGCGAGGCTGCGGTGCTGCGCTGGTTCGAGCCAAGTCTCATCCCCGGGTTGCTGCAGACCGAGGCGTACGCGCGTGCGGTTCTCTCATGGGGTGGACTGCTGACGGCGGTGGAAATCGAGCAGCGGCTGTCGTCGCGGATGGACAGGCAGGCGGTGTTGTGCCGTGAACCGACGCCTCCCATGGCGTTCTTCGTAGTCGACGAGCAGGCACTCCGGCGAACCGTGGGGGACGCCGCGGTGATGGGCGAGCAGTACGAGCGCTTGTTGAAGGTGTCAGAGATGCCCCATGTACACCTACAGGTGATCCCCTCCGGAGCCGGACCACATGCCGGGCTGGCGGGGGCGTTCATCCTGGCCCGGAGTACGGAGGGCACCGAGGCCGCCCACATTGATGCGGCCCTGGAGGCAGGGATCACCGACCGACCGAACGACATTGCGGCCCTTCACGCCCGATGGGACGCTATGCGGAGCGAGGCGCTGCCGCACTCGGCGGCGGTGAGGATGATCAAGGAAGTGGCGGAGACATGGACATGACCCGGGAGCCGAGCTGGCGGAAGTCAAGTCGATCCGGCAACGGTGGGTCTACCTGCGTCGAGGTTGCGGACAACCTGCCGGGGCGGGTCCTGGTCCGGGACACGAAGGACCGCGACGGTGGGACGTTGACGTTCGGTTCGGCTGCGTGGTCGGCGTTCGTCGAACTGACGAAGGCCAGCTGACGCGACCGGCACGGCGACGGCCCCGTACCGGATGTGGTGCGGGGCCGTCACTGAGCGAACTGCCCGTGCCCCAGGCCTCGGCCCGAGGTACGCACATGGTGCTCCCAGTGACGTGATGCCGTACTCCTTGATGTATGAGGTGCCCCGAGGATTCCGGACAGGGAGCCAATAAGGTTACCCTGTAAGGAAAGTCGAGGGAAGAAGCGCGATGGCACGCATAAGCTCATACACCCCAGAGTTCCGTGAAGAAGCAGTGCAACTCGTTCTACAGTCGAACAAGCCAGTGTCGCAGGTTGCCCGGGAGATCGACGTTCACCCGGAGACGCTCCGTTCCTGGGTCCGCCAGTACCGGCGGGAAAACAGCGGCGCCCAGGACAGCCCACCGATCGGCGTCGACGAGCGCGCTCGACTGAAGGAACTCGAACGTCGCAACCGGGAACTCGAAATGGAGAACAGCTTCCTGAAAAAAGCCGCGGCGTACTTCGCGAAGGACCCTCGGTAACGAGCTTGTACGAGTTCATCGAGACGATGCGACTCGACACCGCGAAGTACGCCTACCCCGTCGACTTCATGTGCGAACAACTCGGCGTGTCCAGGTCCGGATACTACGAATGGCGAACCCGCCCCGACTCCGCGACCGCCACCCGCCGCGCCCACCTTCGATCGGCCATCGAGGAGGTGTTCGCCGCGTCCGACGGCACCTACGGGCATCGACGTGTCCACGCGCAACTGCGGCGCCAGGGCGTGTCCGCCGGGCCGGAACTCGTCCGCCAGCTGATGCGCGAGCTCGGGCTCGTGCCGTGCCAGCCCCGCCCGAGGCGGTGGGGTCTCACCCAGTCGTCGTCCGGCACGGTGCCTGACCTCGTCGGCCGGGAGTTCACCGCCGACGCGCCTGGCGAGAAGCTCGTCGGCGACATCACGTACATCCCGACCGGCGAGGGGTGGCTGTATCTGGCGACCGTCATCGACTGCTGCACGAAGGAAGTCATCGGATACGCGATGGACGACCACTACCAGACGCCGTTGATATCCCGCGCCATCCGTAACGCCGCCCGGAATCGCGAACTCAGGAAGAACGCCATCTTTCATTCGGACCGGGGCAGCAACTACATGTCGGACGACTACGGCAGAACGCTGCGGGATCTGAGGTTGCGGCGATCTGCTGGCCGGACCGGAACTTGTTTCGACAATGCGATGGCGGAATCGTTCTTCGGTGCGCTGAAGAACGAACGCGTGTCGCGTGTGAAGTATCCCACTCGTGAGGCGGCACGCCGGGACGTTACTGCCTACATCGAATTCTGGTACAATCGTCAGCGTCTGCATTCAGCGGTGGGCTACCGACCTCCCCGGGAAGTCCACGCAGAGTTCGAGAACCTTCAAATCGCGGCGTGAAAGAACCGGCCGAACCACTGTCCGGAAAACGCGAGGCCCCTCAGTATCCCAACGACTTTGCGGCCTTCACGTCCGATGGGACGCTATGCGGAGCGAGGCGCTGCCGCACTCGGCGGCGGTGAGGATAATCAAGGAAGTGGTGGAGACATGGCCATGGCCCGGGAGCCGAGCTGGCGCAAGTCCTCCCGATCCAACGGGCAGGGCGGCAACTGCATCGAGGTGGCGGACAACCTGCCGGGGCGGGTCCTGGTCCGGGACACGAAGGACCGCGACGGTGGGACGTTGACGTTCGGTTCGGCTGCGTGGTCGGCGTTCGTCGAACTGACGAAGGCCAGCTGACCCGGCCAGCACGGCGACAGCCCATACCGGACGTGGTGCAGGGCCGCCGGCTGCTTACCCGGCTGCCGTGGCGAGGCGGCGGGCGGCCTCGTCCATCTGGTCGGGTGGGGCGGCGGCATACGTCAGCCGCAGATGCGGTGCCGGTGGTTCGGCCGCGTACCAGGGACGGCCCGGGAAGACGACTACGCCCTCGGCTGCGGCTGCGGCAGCCAGTGCGACATCGTCGGTGCCGTCGGGCAGCGTCACCCACAGGTGCAGCCCGCCACGCGGGACCGTGGCGGGGACGAGGTCGGGCAGGTGCCGGCGCAGCGCGGCCAACAACGCGTCCCGCCGGACCCGGAGGGCGGTACGCAGCCCGCGCAGGTGCCGTGGCCAGGCCGGGGCGGTCACCAGCTCCACAGTGGCCTGCTGCAGTGGGCCGGCGACGAAGAGGTCGTCGAGCAGCCGGGCGGCCCGCAGCCGGGCACCGGCCGGTCCGCGCGCGCCGATCGCGGCTATCCGCAGGCCGGGTGCGGCGGACTTGGTCAGCGACCGCAGGTAGACCACGTGCCCGTTGACGTCGTCGGCGGCGAGCGGCGGCGGAGCTTCGCCGTCGATGGTGAGGTCGCGGGCGTAGTCGTCCTCGATCAGGAACGCTCCGGCGTCGCGTACCGCTGTCATGACCGCCGCCCGGCGGTGCGCAGCCAGTGTCGCCCCGGTCGGGTTGGCGTGCAGCGGCTGACAGTAGAACAGCCGCGCGCCGGTGCGGGCGAACGCGGCGGCGAGCTGGTCTGGGCGTACGCCGTCGGGGTCGGCCGGCACCGGCACCACCTGCAGCCCGTTCGCGCGGGCGGCGGCCAACGCTCCGAGGTACGTCGGGGATTCGACGAGCAGCGTGTCACCGGGCGCGACGAGCGCCCGCAACGCGGTGGAGAGCGCGGCCTGCCCGCCCGAACAGATGATCATGTCGTCGGTGCGTAGCCTGCCGCCGGTCGCCCGCGCGAACCAGGCACGCAGATCCTCCCGCCCCTCGACTGGGCCGCGTTGCCAGGCAGCGGGCTGGCGGGCGGCCCGGGCCAGTGCCGCGCCGAGCGCCGCCGCCGGCTGCAGCTCCGCGTCCAGGTAGCCGCCGGTCAGCGCGATCGCGCCGGGCCTCGGCAACGCCAGCAGCGCCTGCATCTCGTCCTCACCTGGCCGGCGGGCACCGAGCGCCACCGTCTGCCAGGCCAGGTCGGGTGCTGCCTCAGGCGAGTGCCGGTCGTCGGGGCCGGCGGCGACGAAGGTGCCTCTGCCGGGACGCGCCTCGACCAGCCCACGGGCAACCAGACGCCGGACCGCCTCGGCGACGGTCACCGGTGAGGCACCGTGTCGGGCGGTCAGCTCGCGCACTGAGGGCAGCCGCGTCCCAGGGGCCGCCGCGGCGACCATCCGGAGCAGATCTTGGATAACACGGTCGGCTGCGTTACCGTCATTCATGAAAGCTAAGAGTAGCGTTACTGTGGTCCGGCCGGTAACAGCGGACCGGCTCACCGGGCTCGCCCTCGGCGCGCTGGGGGTGCTCGCGTTCAGCATGTCGCTACCCGCCACCAGGGTCGCCGTCCACCAACTCGACCCGTGGTTCGTCGCCTTCGGCCGAGCCGTCGGCGCGGCGCTGCTCGCCTGGGCGTACCTCGGATTCACCCGCGCCCCGCGACCCACCCGCAGCCAGTGGCGGCGGCTGTCGGTCGTCGCCCTCGGCGTCGTCGTCGGGTTCCCGCTGTTCACCTCGCTGGCGCTGACCACCCAGCCGTCCGCGCACGGCGCAGTCGTCATCGCCGTACTGCCGGCGGTCACCGCCGTGTTCGCGGTGGTACGGGCGGGGGAGCGCCCACCACCGCTGTTCTGGGCCGCCGCCGGCGGCGGGCTGCTCGCGGTGCTCGGTTTCCTGGCCGCCGGCGGCGCGGTACGCGGCGCGCTGACCGCCGCCGACCTGTTTCTGCTCGTCGCGGTCGTCCTGTGTGGTCTCGGGTACGCCGAGGGCGGCGCGCTCGCCCGTGAACTCGGTGGTGCCCGGACGATCTGTTGGGCGCTGCTGCTGTCACTGCCGGTCACGGTGGCCGTGACGCTGGTCGTCGCCGTGAACCGGCTGCCGCACGCCGACGCCGTGACCTGGTCGGCGTTCGGCTACCTGACCGTGGTCTCGATGTTCCTGGGCTTCTTCGCCTGGTACGCCGGGCTGGCCCGGGGTGGTGTCGCCCGGGTCGGTCAGGTTCAGCTCGCCCAGCCGGTGCTCACCCTGCTCTGGTCCGCCGTGCTGCTTGGCGAGACGGTCAGCGGCGCTTCGATCATGACCGCGCTGGGGGTGCTGGCCTGCGTGGTCCTGACCCAGTACCAGCGAGCGCGCGTCGGCTGACACCGGCGACCGCCGTCACGCTGCGTCGGCGTGGCCCTCGTTGGTGTGTGCGGTGACGATGCGGCGGAGCACGTCGAGAGCCTGCTCAGCCTCGTGCCGGCCGACGGGTGCGGTGCGGCCGGCCACGTATCCCGTCAGAGCCTCGCGGATGACATCGGACCGGCGGGCCGTCGACTCCTCGGCGAGACGGTCGAGCTGCTCGACGAGCGCCACGGGCAGCCGGATGCTCACCAGCATCATCGGTGCCTCCGGTGCAGGACCGGTCGCCGGCGCAGGGGTCACCGACCTGATGACCGGCGCCAGGCTGTCGGTGTTCTGAAACCAGGCGATGACCTCGTCCTTGGTCATCCGGTCGAAGTCCGGCTCGCTCACAGGACCCGCCTCCTCCACTCGTCCAGGTCCGCGCCGCCATGGTACGGAGCGTCTGAATGCTCCTCGACGAGGCCAGCGGCGCCTGGAGCGGCGCTGCGAGAATGCGTCCATGGGCGACGGTCTACGCGGCACACTGTCCCTGATCCGGTGGCGGTGGTGGGACGTACTGCGGCTCGCCCTGGTCCTGCTCTGGCTGGTCGCGGCGGGGACCGCCTGGTGGACGACACCTCGCCAGCAGAGCTATGAGCAGGCGAGGGCCGACGTGGCAGCCGGCCGGGTGATGGCGTACCAGTGGGGTGACAACTGGGACCGCCGGCCCGGCACCTGGTTCGGTCAGGCACCGCTGCGCTCCTCCGGCGACCTCGGCCCACTGTTCGTGTGGCGTACCGCAGATGGTCGGGTGCACTGGACCGACGCGGACGTCTTCGGTCAGGTCGCCCTGGCGGGGGCCGTCGTCGACGACGAGGGTTTCAGCGGCCCGGGTGCTGCCGCCCTCGCCCGCGATCTGCGCGCCGCCGGTCTGGAACAACGGGTGGGCGGCGTCCAGCCGGCCGGTTCGATCGGCCTCGGGGCCGGTTTCGTCCTGGGCGTCGTCTGCCTCGCCGTCATCGTCGGCGGTCCGGCCCCGGCCACCGGAACCCGCTGGTACTGGTTCTGGCTGGTCTACCTCGTCCCGTACGGGCTCGGGTTGTTGTTCTGGCTGGCGGTGGACCGGCCCTGGACGGGTACGGCGACCGCGCCCCTCGGCCTCCTCGACGGCGGTACGCCGCGCCGACGTTCCGGGCTTCTCGGCTTCGGGACCGGTCTGCTCGCGGCGTTCCTGATCAGCTTCCTCACCATGGTCCTGAACGGGATCCTCGGGGACTGGTGGGTGCCGCGCCCCGGCGACCTATCGTCGTAGCCGTGACGAGTGTCGACGAGCTGCGGGCGCGGGTGACGGCCGCGTACGACCGGCTGGGTCTGCCGGCCTGGCCGAACCCGCACGCCGGGATGGACTCGCCACCCGAGGAGGAGTATTCGCGGGTCACCGACCCGGGCCGGTACGCGATCGTGCACGCCCGTGCCCGGGTGTGGGCCGACGTGCTCGGCGACCGGACCGGCGTCGTCGTCGACGTGCTCGGGTCGGGGTCGCGCGACGTCGAGGGATCGCTCGGTACCTTCGACCGTGGCGTGCGGATCACCCCGGCCAGGCCGGGCACCCTGCCGTTGCTGCTGCTGGAGCGCGACGCCCCACTCGACCGGGCCCCCGACCGGGCCGAGGGAACACTGCCGGTGCTGCACGTCGACGTCGCGCGGCCCGGAACGGCGGTCGGCATGCTGCCGGACTGCGGCTGCGACGCCTGCGACCACGGCTCACAGGACCTGCTCGACGCGATCGACAGCTGGGTGGGTCAGGTCGTCGCCGGCCCGATGGTGCTGCTGCGCGGTGCGGGCTGGTACGCGCGGTGGCACCCGGACGGCGGTGAGTCGGGCGGCGCGGGTCGGGGCCCGGACCACCGCCAGCTGATGGAGCTGTGCCGCCGACTGGCGGATGGCCAGGACGTCCGGCTGCCGGAGCGCTCCGAGGCGTTCGTCGGCGGTCCGTGGTTCGGCTGAGCCGGCATCGGCATCACCTATTCGTGACCGTGGTGGACCGCCTCGTCCTCGGGCGAGAGCGGGCCGGCGTCGACCAGGTCGCGGACCATGGCAAGCATCGCGGTGACCGCCGGTGGGCGGAACGGTGGGGCGGTCATGGCGGCGAAGAGCTTCCGCCGGGGCAGGGCCGGGCTGGTCGGTCGCAGCACCACACCCGTACGGGTCGTGCCGCTGGCCAGCGTCGGCACCAGCATGACGCCCGCTCCGGCGGCGACGAGGGCCTGCTTGCCGTGCCAGTCGTCGCAGTGGAACGCGATCCGGGGCGGGCCACCGAGGGCCGTGGCCAGTGTGGTGAGCGGGCCGAGACAGTCCGGGTAGGCGCCATCGATCCATGTCTCGTCCGCCAGGTCGGGCAGGTGCACCCGCTTCTTGCCGGCCAGTGGGTGCGTCGCGGGTAGCGCGACCTGCAGCTCCTCTGCGACCAGGGCGACCAGGTCGACGCCCTCGACCACGGTGTGCGGGACACCGGCCGGGTCGGCGGCTGTGCGGGCCGCCGCCGGGTCGGCCCACAACTGCCACTCGGTGAGTAACGCGAGGTCGACGAGGCCGTCGGCGACCGCGTGCAGCGAGGCGGCAGGGTCGATGGTGATCAGCCGCAGCGCGACGTCGGGGTGTCGGGCGCGGAACCGGCTGATCGCCGCCGGAACGAGGGTCGTGTTGGCGCTGGCGAAGGCGCTCATGCGTAGTTCGCCGCCGGCCAGTCCACCGAAGGCCGCCACCCGTGACTCCAGATCCCGCAGCCGGGCGAGCACCTCGCGGGCCTGTTCGACGGCGGCGATGCCGGCCGAGGTCGGCCGTACGCCACGGGGCAGTCGGCGGAACAGCGGTACGCCGAGCCGGCGCTCCAGCCCGGCGATCTGTCGGGAGACCGCCGGCTGGGTCATCGTGAGCGCGTGCGCCGCTGCGGAGAACGACTGCTGCTCGGCGACCTCGACGAGCACTCGCAGAGACCAGGTGTCAAGCATGCCTTCAGCTTATGGCAGGCAGGATCAATCGGCATTTGTGCTTATGGCTTGGTGGCGACAGCGTAGGAGGAGACAGCCGACCGGCGGTGCCGGCGGGCGCGCACTACACGCTCTGGAGGACCTATGACCAGGATCGTCAACTCCGCGCAGGCCGAGTCGTGGAGCGGTCCGGAGGGTGCCCACTGGGCACGCCAGCCCGAGCGCATCGAAGCGATGCATTCGGTGTTGGACGAGCCGTTGCTGACCGCTGCCGGCATCCGCGTCGGAGACCGGGTGCTCGACATCGGTTGCGGCAACGGGGGCACCACTCGTCGAGCGGCCCGCGCCGTCACCGACGGACTGGGTGGATCAGACGGCGGTACGGTCGTCGGCATCGACCTCTCCGGTCCGATGCTCGACCAGGCTCGGACCCTCGCCGCCAGCGACGGCCTGACGAACATCACCTTCGAGTACGGCGACGCGCAGGTCCATCCGTTCACCGCCGAGTCGTTCGACGTGGCGATCAGCCGATTCGGGATCATGTTCTTTGCCGACCCGGTCGCCGCCTTCGGCAACATCAGGCGGGCGCTGCGCCGGGGTGGCCGACTTGCCTTCGTCTGCCCGCAGCCGGCGCGGCGCAACGCCTGGTACCGGGTGCCGCAGATGGCCCTGCACGGTACCGAGAACGGGCCGCTGCCGGAGTCGGGGATGTTCTCGTTGGCCGAGCCGGGCCGGGTGACCGAGGTGCTGACGGCCGCTGGCTTCGTCGACATCCGTCCGGAGCCGGTCGCGGCACCGATGACGTACGGCGTCGACGTGGCCGGGGCGGTCGAGTTCGTCATCGGCACCGGGCCAGTGCGGGCGTTGCTGGAGCAGGGGAGTCTGACCGTTGCCCGGGCCCGGCAACGGCTGACCGCCGGTCTGCGTCC harbors:
- a CDS encoding LysR family transcriptional regulator, with product MLDTWSLRVLVEVAEQQSFSAAAHALTMTQPAVSRQIAGLERRLGVPLFRRLPRGVRPTSAGIAAVEQAREVLARLRDLESRVAAFGGLAGGELRMSAFASANTTLVPAAISRFRARHPDVALRLITIDPAASLHAVADGLVDLALLTEWQLWADPAAARTAADPAGVPHTVVEGVDLVALVAEELQVALPATHPLAGKKRVHLPDLADETWIDGAYPDCLGPLTTLATALGGPPRIAFHCDDWHGKQALVAAGAGVMLVPTLASGTTRTGVVLRPTSPALPRRKLFAAMTAPPFRPPAVTAMLAMVRDLVDAGPLSPEDEAVHHGHE
- a CDS encoding class I SAM-dependent methyltransferase: MTRIVNSAQAESWSGPEGAHWARQPERIEAMHSVLDEPLLTAAGIRVGDRVLDIGCGNGGTTRRAARAVTDGLGGSDGGTVVGIDLSGPMLDQARTLAASDGLTNITFEYGDAQVHPFTAESFDVAISRFGIMFFADPVAAFGNIRRALRRGGRLAFVCPQPARRNAWYRVPQMALHGTENGPLPESGMFSLAEPGRVTEVLTAAGFVDIRPEPVAAPMTYGVDVAGAVEFVIGTGPVRALLEQGSLTVARARQRLTAGLRPYLGPDGVALPGAYWLVTATRPEGDR